Proteins from a genomic interval of Helicoverpa zea isolate HzStark_Cry1AcR chromosome 13, ilHelZeax1.1, whole genome shotgun sequence:
- the LOC124635599 gene encoding 60S ribosomal protein L28: MSSHLNWMIIRNNHAFLVKKRNIKKPFSKEPNNVTNLNSYRYNGLIQKKAVGVVENPDRKGFTVVYKKAKATNKPVKNTVRRTFKAGARRSLYKVKRLLKANHYRTDLSKATLRRASAILRSQRPIKAKKPKAAAAKTE, translated from the coding sequence ATGTCGTCCCATCTGAACTGGATGATCATCCGCAACAACCACGCCTTCCTGGTGAAGAAGCGTAACATTAAGAAGCCGTTCAGCAAGGAGCCCAACAATGTGACTAACCTCAACTCGTACAGATACAACGGCCTCATCCAGAAGAAGGCTGTTGGCGTCGTCGAGAACCCTGACAGGAAAGGTTTCACAGTAGTGTACAAGAAGGCTAAGGCGACAAACAAGCCCGTCAAGAACACAGTACGCCGCACATTCAAAGCCGGCGCGAGGAGATCGTTGTACAAGGTGAAGAGGTTGTTGAAAGCCAACCACTACCGCACTGACTTGTCTAAGGCCACCCTCCGTCGTGCATCAGCCATCCTTCGTTCCCAGAGGCCCATCAAGGCGAAGAAGCCTAAAGCCGCGGCCGCTAAGACCGAATAA